The Zingiber officinale cultivar Zhangliang chromosome 9A, Zo_v1.1, whole genome shotgun sequence genome window below encodes:
- the LOC122018766 gene encoding protein RMD5 homolog, with product MELDIIQDAFDRVSKKQKLSSSKTQELINQIEQEIEQAIMKMQSIENATSYSDPKQILADLKSKLNEIAPVNQLEALQKDLNAALGKFVKVVEKSFNPDISKAYRNVNFDLHIINQIIASHFYRQGLFDLGDCFISEANEPEASALKTPFLEMYGILEAMKCRNLEPALNWASSHSEWLMQNGSNLELKLHQLQFVEILQNDCVQNALHYVRKHLAPNASAHKVEIPKLMGCLLWSGKLHKSPYADLLSPNHWEKLTDEFMQQFCSHVGQSYQSPFSVAIAAGVQGLPTLLKLESVMSVKKQEWQAMKQLPVPIDLGKEFQFHSIFVCPVLREQGSDENPPMLMPCGHVLSKQSIVKLSKSSTRAFKCPYCPLEASVAQCRQLHF from the coding sequence ATGGAGCTAGATATCATACAGGATGCTTTTGATCGAGTTTCTAAGAAACAGAAGCTTTCATCTTCTAAGACCCAGGAACTAATCAACCAAATTGAGCAAGAGATTGAACAGGCAATAATGAAGATGCAGTCAATTGAGAATGCTACTAGTTACTCTGACCCAAAACAAATACTGGCGGATCTGAAGAGTAAACTCAATGAGATTGCCCCAGTGAACCAACTGGAAGCTCTCCAAAAGGATCTGAACGCTGCACTTGGTAAATTTGTCAAAGTGGTTGAAAAGAGTTTCAATCCAGACATATCAAAGGCATATCGAAATGTTAACTTTGATCTGCATATAATAAATCAGATTATTGCAAGCCACTTCTATAGGCAGGGATTATTTGATCTGGGAGACTGCTTTATAAGTGAGGCAAACGAGCCAGAAGCCTCAGCCCTGAAAACTCCTTTCCTTGAAATGTATGGAATACTGGAGGCTATGAAGTGCAGAAACCTTGAACCTGCACTTAATTGGGCTTCCAGCCACAGTGAATGGCTAATGCAGAATGGGTCAAATCTTGAACTGAAGCTCCACCAGCTGCAATTTGTGGAAATACTGCAGAATGACTGTGTACAGAATGCACTCCATTATGTCCGGAAACATTTGGCTCCTAATGCGTCGGCACACAAAGTTGAGATTCCAAAGCTGATGGGTTGCCTATTATGGTCTGGGAAACTCCACAAATCCCCTTATGCAGATCTTTTGTCCCCAAACCATTGGGAGAAACTGACTGATGAATTCATGCAGCAATTCTGCAGTCACGTGGGTCAGTCATATCAAAGCCCATTCAGTGTGGCGATTGCCGCAGGTGTCCAAGGACTGCCGACGCTTCTGAAGCTCGAAAGTGTGATGTCAGTCAAGAAACAGGAGTGGCAAGCAATGAAGCAACTCCCAGTTCCCATCGACCTCGGCAAAGAATTTCAGTTCCACTCCATCTTCGTTTGTCCAGTGCTAAGGGAGCAAGGCAGTGACGAAAACCCTCCAATGCTGATGCCTTGCGGCCATGTTCTCTCCAAGCAATCAATAGTGAAGCTCTCTAAGAGCAGCACACGGGCTTTCAAATGCCCGTATTGCCCACTGGAAGCAAGTGTGGCTCAATGTAGGCAACTTCACTTCTAG